The following are encoded together in the Zingiber officinale cultivar Zhangliang chromosome 8A, Zo_v1.1, whole genome shotgun sequence genome:
- the LOC122012725 gene encoding transcription factor WER-like has protein sequence MRWSLQSPLHMCTKKPKQLFNKGAWSADEDQILTDYVRAHGGGRWGKVPKTTGLNRCPRSCRLRWLNYLRPDIKRGNISNEEEDLIVRLHNLLGNRWSLIAGRLPGRTDNEIKNYWNTVLKKKLKVQSVGSTQLINRKCTSKRGIRESTACNEHENGTEAKLSGDRRILDASFLPLDESDIFDQTMGSDIEQLCSKWVPDMDDLEKYQRFWEGAYSPVPFDDSLLFTKEILDNWLEDSTVHATVGSSSLRQITEPCIVSQGLILNNQVMRLPDV, from the exons ATGAGATGGTCATTGCAGTCTCCTTTACACATGTGCACCAAGAAACCTAAGCAGCTCTTTAACAAGGGGGCCTGGAGCGCGGATGAAGACCAGATCCTAACTGACTATGTCAGAGCTCACGGGGGAGGGAGGTGGGGGAAGGTTCCCAAAACAACAG GCCTGAATCGATGTCCGAGGAGCTGCCGGCTTCGCTGGCTGAATTATCTGCGGCCGGACATCAAGAGGGGAAACATATCCAACGAAGAGGAGGATCTCATCGTCAGGCTCCATAATCTTTTGGGAAACAG GTGGTCTCTGATAGCTGGAAGATTACCTGGTCGAACAGATAATGAGATCAAGAATTACTGGAACACAGTGCTAAAGAAGAAGCTAAAGGTTCAGTCAGTTGGATCCACGCAATTAATAAATCGCAAGTGCACGAGTAAAAGAGGGATCAGAGAGTCGACTGCGTGTAACGAGCATGAGAATGGAACTGAAGCAAAGCTCAGTGGAGATCGACGGATACTTGACGCTTCTTTCTTGCCACTCGATGAGAGTGATATATTTGACCAAACGATGGGTTCCGATATCGAGCAGCTCTGCTCGAAATGGGTTCCAGACATGGATGACTTGGAAAAATACCAAAGATTTTGGGAAGGTGCTTATTCTCCTGTGCCTTTTGATGATAGTTTGCTATTTACCAAAGAAATATTAGACAATTGGCTGGAAGATAGCACCGTGCATGCGACCGTAGGTTCTTCCTCTCTGAGACAGATTACTGAGCCATGCATCGTCTCACAAGGCTTGATCCTAAACAATCAAGTGATGCGTTTGCCAGATGTCTGA